From the genome of Microcoleus sp. bin38.metabat.b11b12b14.051, one region includes:
- a CDS encoding efflux RND transporter periplasmic adaptor subunit, with the protein MLEEIISDSRNGTHPKVSDEDMKLNEQSTDQVEIVDEVPHNVVPEVALETTKLTETEPINNAVVAEHKPKKVLAKKPIALFLLMLLVVGGLGFLVWQRATAPKVEKASRRGGKMQVTPVMVAAVTKKTVPIQLQAIGNVQSGATVSVTAQASGRITKVYFQKGQEVKKGQLLFSIDDRSQTASIQQAQGIVAKDRAQVQQAMSNLAKDQGIVEQARATLDKDRGIVEQARATLEKDQGVVEQARMTLAKDKGVVEQARITLEKDQGAVKQAIATLTKDRAQSQYAAAQSQRYAELYKQGVVSQDQAEQYATSSRAAAATVELDKQAIANAETAVKSDRIGITNAEAAVKGDEVAIANAETALKSDAIGIENAQTAVKSDLVGIENARAVVEGDRSAIEGAQASVSADGGSLQNAQVQSSYTKVFSPIDGRAGNILVTEGNVVQQNSNQPLVTISKINPIQVAFSVPESNLPDIQKYSENGKLKVDVTFAGNNQPISGTLSFVNNTVDNATGSIQLIGDFNNSDGKLFPGQFVNTTLTLSQEPNAIVVPSQAVQTGPKGQFVFVAQFDDTVDNVPVVVGNTINGLTVIKKGLKAGDDVVIDGQANLVDGGKIVVKTADDVQDNSDSTKGDKSDTSGDKKSGGDSNSSGNKSGKSRQNP; encoded by the coding sequence ATGCTGGAAGAAATTATTAGTGACAGTCGGAATGGCACTCACCCTAAAGTTAGTGATGAAGATATGAAGCTGAATGAGCAATCAACTGATCAGGTTGAAATTGTTGATGAAGTTCCGCATAATGTTGTTCCTGAAGTTGCTCTGGAAACTACAAAGTTAACGGAAACTGAACCTATAAATAATGCTGTAGTAGCAGAACATAAGCCTAAAAAAGTGCTGGCAAAAAAGCCAATTGCACTGTTTTTGTTGATGTTGTTGGTAGTTGGAGGTTTGGGATTTTTGGTTTGGCAGCGGGCTACTGCTCCGAAAGTGGAAAAGGCGAGCCGCCGCGGTGGTAAAATGCAGGTGACTCCGGTAATGGTGGCGGCGGTAACTAAGAAAACTGTGCCGATTCAGTTACAGGCGATCGGCAATGTGCAATCTGGTGCTACTGTTTCTGTTACTGCACAGGCTAGCGGCCGGATTACTAAGGTTTATTTCCAGAAAGGGCAGGAAGTTAAGAAAGGTCAGTTGTTGTTCTCGATCGACGATCGCTCTCAAACTGCTTCGATCCAACAAGCTCAAGGTATTGTAGCAAAAGACCGCGCCCAAGTACAACAAGCGATGTCAAATCTTGCTAAGGATCAAGGGATTGTGGAACAAGCTAGGGCGACTCTGGATAAGGATAGGGGAATTGTCGAACAAGCTAGGGCGACTTTGGAAAAAGATCAAGGTGTTGTCGAACAAGCGCGAATGACTCTGGCGAAGGATAAGGGAGTTGTTGAACAAGCCAGAATTACTTTGGAAAAAGACCAAGGTGCTGTCAAACAGGCGATCGCCACTTTAACAAAAGATCGAGCGCAATCGCAATATGCTGCCGCCCAAAGTCAACGTTATGCAGAGCTCTACAAACAAGGAGTTGTCAGTCAAGATCAAGCCGAACAATATGCTACCAGCAGTCGGGCGGCGGCGGCAACGGTTGAACTTGACAAACAGGCGATCGCAAATGCGGAAACTGCTGTTAAGAGCGATCGCATCGGCATCACGAATGCGGAGGCTGCGGTGAAAGGTGACGAGGTGGCGATCGCAAATGCCGAAACTGCCCTGAAGAGCGATGCGATCGGAATTGAGAACGCTCAGACGGCGGTGAAGAGCGATTTGGTGGGGATTGAGAATGCTCGGGCTGTCGTTGAGGGCGATCGATCTGCGATCGAGGGTGCTCAGGCTAGTGTAAGCGCTGACGGCGGTAGTTTGCAAAATGCTCAGGTGCAATCATCCTATACTAAGGTGTTTTCGCCGATCGATGGACGCGCCGGCAACATTCTAGTTACAGAAGGCAATGTGGTGCAGCAAAACAGCAACCAACCCTTAGTAACCATCTCGAAAATCAATCCGATTCAAGTTGCCTTTTCGGTTCCAGAGTCCAACTTACCAGACATCCAAAAATACTCAGAAAACGGCAAACTAAAAGTTGATGTCACCTTTGCGGGAAATAATCAACCAATCTCAGGCACTTTGTCCTTTGTCAACAACACGGTTGACAACGCTACAGGTTCAATTCAACTGATTGGTGATTTCAATAATTCCGACGGGAAACTGTTTCCTGGTCAATTCGTCAATACTACATTAACATTAAGTCAAGAACCAAATGCGATCGTAGTTCCATCGCAAGCAGTACAAACCGGGCCGAAGGGACAATTCGTATTTGTCGCACAGTTCGACGATACGGTGGATAATGTACCTGTGGTTGTCGGGAATACCATCAACGGTTTGACTGTGATCAAAAAAGGTTTGAAGGCTGGTGATGATGTTGTGATCGATGGACAAGCTAATCTGGTTGATGGCGGCAAGATTGTGGTTAAAACCGCAGATGATGTTCAGGATAATTCTGATTCTACCAAGGGCGATAAGTCTGATACATCTGGGGATAAAAAATCTGGCGGTGATTCCAATTCATCGGGAAATAAGTCAGGGAAATCGCGCCAGAATCCGTAG
- a CDS encoding efflux RND transporter permease subunit: MMNPSELFIRRPIMTTLVMAAILIFGWMSYRLLPISDLPNVDYPTIQVSASRPGASPETMAASVARPLEKQFSSIAGLDTLTSTSTSGATQITLQFNLTHNIDNAAQDVEAAISSASGQMPNDLPNPPTYSKVNPADGPILYLYLTSPTLPLSEVDSYAQTYLAQKLSTINGVAQVQIYGSQKYAARIQLDPQQLAARQIGIDKVQTAIQQGNVNLPTGSLSGSHKNFAVQTNGQLKDAAAFRRLIVTYKNGQPVYLEQLGRVVDSVENTKVASWYNNDRAIILTIQRQPGTNTVEVVDTIQKLLPSLQAQMPSSIALGVMYDASQSIRESVDDVRFTLVLTIVLVILVIFVFLRNLSATVIPSLALPVSLIATFGVMHLFDYSLDNLSMMALTLSVGFVVDDAIVMLENIVRHIEAGETPKEAALNGSREIGFTILSMTLSLVAVFIPMLFMSELLGRLFHEFAVTIAVSILVSGFVSLSLTPMLCSRFLRPVNHANQSKLYQASEYVFDKILSLYDGSLKIVLKYHRTTMILSLVMVFATVGLFIAVPKGFIPSQDTGQITGITQAAQDASFDELARHQQAVVKAIREDPNVEAVNSNIGAGASANGGGAAVAGNSGSLFIRLKARSQREMGADEIVQNLRSQLAEIPGIQVFLQNPPAIPLGTQQSTGLYQLTLQSSDVLPLRKYVPQLVDKMKAMSEIQDVNSDLQMTSQIKVDINRDKASALGITASQIENTLRNAYGAYQVSTIYGASNQYQVILELEPKYQQDPNALMQLYMATTATDASGSQTQVPLATFATISQGVAPLIISHVGRMNAATISYNLAPGVALGSANSAIDQIVKSVIPDSITTNYQGASQVFQSSLPSLGILLAIAILVIYLILGILYEDFIHPITILSGLPSAGFGALLTLMLFGVELNIYSFIGIILLVGIVKKNGIMMVDFAIESQRMEGKQPAAAIYEACLVRFRPIMMTTMAALMGTLPIALGVGAGSESRRPLGIAVVGGLLFSQVLTLYLTPVFYIYMESWRKKLKDVKFGQVFYVKGGR; encoded by the coding sequence ATGATGAATCCTTCAGAACTATTTATCCGCCGTCCAATTATGACTACGCTGGTGATGGCGGCGATTCTTATCTTTGGTTGGATGAGTTATCGACTGCTACCAATTAGCGATTTACCCAACGTCGATTATCCCACAATTCAAGTTAGCGCTTCCCGCCCCGGCGCTAGCCCGGAAACAATGGCTGCATCTGTCGCGCGCCCTTTAGAAAAGCAATTTTCCAGCATCGCGGGACTCGATACGCTAACTTCAACAAGTACCAGCGGCGCAACTCAAATTACTCTGCAATTCAACCTCACTCATAATATTGATAATGCGGCGCAGGATGTGGAAGCGGCAATTTCCTCAGCATCCGGCCAAATGCCGAATGATTTACCAAATCCGCCGACTTATAGTAAAGTTAATCCCGCCGACGGGCCGATTCTTTATCTTTATCTGACTTCCCCAACTTTGCCGCTTTCAGAAGTTGATAGCTACGCCCAAACTTATCTCGCGCAAAAGCTTTCAACTATCAATGGTGTGGCGCAAGTGCAGATTTATGGTTCCCAAAAATACGCCGCCCGAATTCAACTCGATCCGCAGCAGTTAGCCGCGCGACAAATTGGCATTGATAAAGTGCAAACTGCTATCCAACAAGGTAATGTCAATTTACCTACGGGTAGCCTTTCTGGTAGTCATAAAAACTTTGCAGTCCAAACCAACGGACAACTGAAAGATGCTGCGGCTTTCCGCCGTTTGATTGTCACCTATAAAAATGGTCAACCTGTTTATCTCGAACAATTAGGGCGAGTGGTTGATAGCGTAGAAAATACTAAGGTTGCTAGCTGGTATAATAACGATCGCGCAATTATCCTTACAATCCAGAGACAGCCCGGTACAAATACTGTCGAAGTGGTTGATACGATTCAAAAATTGCTACCCAGTTTACAAGCCCAGATGCCAAGTTCGATCGCACTTGGCGTCATGTACGATGCGTCTCAATCGATTCGCGAGTCTGTCGATGATGTCCGGTTTACGCTGGTTTTGACGATCGTCCTAGTCATCTTAGTCATCTTCGTCTTTTTACGCAACCTGTCAGCAACCGTCATTCCCAGCTTAGCGCTTCCGGTGTCACTGATCGCAACCTTCGGCGTGATGCACCTGTTCGACTACTCCCTGGATAACTTGTCAATGATGGCGCTGACGCTATCGGTGGGCTTTGTAGTCGATGATGCGATCGTTATGCTGGAAAACATCGTCCGCCACATCGAAGCCGGAGAAACCCCAAAAGAGGCGGCGCTAAACGGTTCTAGGGAAATTGGTTTTACGATTTTATCGATGACGCTTTCCTTGGTGGCGGTGTTTATTCCAATGTTATTTATGAGTGAGTTGTTGGGGCGGTTGTTTCATGAATTTGCAGTCACGATTGCTGTTTCAATTCTGGTTTCCGGCTTTGTCTCTTTGAGTTTGACACCGATGTTGTGCAGTCGTTTTCTTCGCCCTGTCAATCACGCCAATCAAAGCAAACTCTATCAAGCTTCCGAGTACGTATTCGACAAAATCTTGAGCTTGTACGATGGGAGTCTGAAAATAGTCTTAAAATATCACCGCACCACGATGATTTTATCATTAGTTATGGTGTTCGCCACAGTTGGATTATTTATCGCAGTTCCCAAAGGCTTTATTCCCAGCCAAGATACCGGACAAATTACTGGGATTACCCAAGCCGCGCAAGACGCCTCCTTTGATGAATTAGCGCGCCACCAGCAAGCCGTTGTCAAGGCTATTCGGGAAGATCCAAATGTGGAAGCAGTCAACTCGAACATCGGGGCGGGTGCGAGTGCAAATGGAGGCGGGGCGGCGGTTGCGGGGAATTCCGGCAGTTTGTTCATTCGGCTAAAAGCGCGATCGCAGCGAGAGATGGGTGCGGATGAAATTGTGCAGAATTTGCGATCGCAATTAGCAGAGATTCCGGGAATTCAAGTCTTCTTACAAAATCCTCCCGCCATTCCGCTTGGTACGCAACAAAGCACGGGATTGTACCAACTAACGCTGCAAAGTTCGGATGTTTTACCGCTGCGAAAATACGTGCCGCAACTGGTAGACAAAATGAAAGCCATGTCAGAAATTCAGGATGTAAACAGCGATTTGCAGATGACTTCCCAAATCAAAGTAGATATCAATCGCGACAAAGCCTCAGCCCTAGGAATCACCGCCAGTCAAATCGAAAATACCCTGAGAAATGCCTACGGCGCTTACCAAGTTTCCACGATTTACGGCGCGAGTAACCAATATCAAGTTATTTTGGAACTCGAACCGAAATATCAACAAGATCCGAATGCTTTAATGCAGCTTTATATGGCGACAACTGCGACTGATGCTTCGGGAAGTCAAACGCAAGTACCGCTAGCAACCTTTGCGACAATCTCCCAAGGAGTCGCGCCACTAATTATCAGCCACGTCGGGCGGATGAATGCTGCGACAATATCCTACAATCTCGCCCCTGGTGTCGCCCTGGGAAGTGCCAATAGTGCGATCGACCAAATCGTCAAATCCGTGATTCCCGACAGCATCACGACGAATTATCAGGGCGCTAGTCAAGTATTTCAGAGTTCCCTACCGAGTTTAGGGATATTATTGGCGATCGCAATTCTCGTCATCTATCTCATCCTGGGAATTCTGTACGAAGATTTCATCCATCCGATTACCATCCTGTCAGGATTACCTTCAGCGGGATTTGGCGCATTGCTAACACTGATGTTATTTGGCGTTGAGCTCAACATTTACTCATTCATCGGTATCATCTTGTTGGTAGGGATAGTCAAGAAAAACGGGATTATGATGGTCGATTTTGCGATCGAATCCCAGCGGATGGAAGGGAAACAACCAGCAGCAGCAATTTATGAAGCGTGTTTAGTGCGCTTCCGGCCGATTATGATGACTACAATGGCGGCATTAATGGGTACTTTGCCGATCGCGCTAGGAGTTGGTGCGGGCTCGGAATCTCGCCGCCCGTTAGGAATTGCGGTTGTCGGCGGACTTTTGTTTTCACAAGTATTGACATTATATCTCACGCCCGTATTTTACATCTATATGGAATCATGGCGCAAGAAGCTTAAGGATGTGAAATTTGGGCAAGTTTTTTATGTAAAAGGAGGGCGGTAA